A region of Ferruginibacter albus DNA encodes the following proteins:
- the fabD gene encoding ACP S-malonyltransferase, with amino-acid sequence MKAFVFPGQGSQFSGMGKNLYETNPTAAKLFDKANDILGFDIAKIMFEGSDEDLKQTKVTQPAVFLHSVIAFKTLQPAKPDMVAGHSLGEFSALVANHVLSFEDALRLVAIRAGAMQKACEINPSTMAAVLALDDAKVEEICNSVQSETGEVVVAANYNCPGQLVISGSLKGIEIACERMKAAGAKRALVLPVGGAFHSPLMLPAKEELAAAIETTTFGIPSCPVYQNVVAKAVIDGAEIKKNLIDQLTGAVKWTQSVQAMIADGATQFTEVGPGKVLQGLVQKINKEMITNGLS; translated from the coding sequence ATGAAAGCATTTGTATTTCCGGGACAAGGTTCTCAGTTTAGTGGAATGGGTAAAAATTTATATGAGACCAATCCAACAGCAGCAAAATTATTCGACAAAGCAAATGATATCCTGGGTTTTGATATTGCTAAAATAATGTTCGAAGGCAGTGATGAGGATCTAAAGCAAACGAAAGTAACACAACCCGCCGTTTTTCTACATTCTGTAATTGCATTTAAAACGTTGCAGCCTGCAAAGCCGGATATGGTAGCAGGACATTCATTGGGAGAGTTTTCTGCATTGGTAGCCAATCATGTATTAAGCTTTGAGGATGCGTTGCGTTTGGTTGCCATACGTGCCGGCGCTATGCAAAAGGCATGTGAAATAAACCCGTCCACCATGGCTGCGGTTTTGGCTTTGGACGATGCAAAAGTGGAAGAAATATGTAACTCTGTTCAAAGTGAAACAGGAGAGGTGGTTGTTGCCGCAAATTATAATTGCCCCGGACAATTGGTTATCAGCGGTTCATTAAAAGGAATTGAAATAGCCTGTGAAAGAATGAAAGCTGCGGGTGCTAAAAGAGCATTGGTATTACCTGTTGGAGGTGCATTTCACTCTCCATTAATGTTACCGGCAAAAGAAGAATTGGCTGCAGCTATTGAAACAACAACATTTGGTATTCCTTCCTGTCCTGTTTATCAAAATGTGGTAGCAAAGGCAGTTATAGATGGTGCTGAAATAAAGAAAAATTTGATCGATCAATTAACCGGGGCTGTTAAATGGACACAAAGCGTGCAGGCAATGATAGCAGACGGCGCTACACAATTCACAGAAGTTGGCCCGGGTAAAGTTTTACAAGGGCTGGTGCAGAAAATCAATAAAGAGATGATTACTAATGGATTGAGCTAG
- the pabC gene encoding aminodeoxychorismate lyase — MPVVFTMGNFFNYNGKIYKDGNSILSPDSRALRYGDGLFETIKVKNGEIIFADEHFARLWKGLSILQFSIPPNFTPHFLQEEIIALIKESNLLNARVRLSVFRGEGDLFTIKDNFPNYIIQAWSLAEQAGKWNQEGLIMGICNEVKKSCDVLSNLKHSNYLPNVFAALQVKQQNWNDAVLLNSFNRVCETTIANIFIIKDQVICTPALSEGCVAGVMRKVLLNKLLSANYNVKEAAINKDELLNADEVFVTNSINAIRWVQAIENRKFDNKMTQEIYSSLIL; from the coding sequence TTGCCCGTTGTTTTTACGATGGGCAATTTTTTTAACTATAACGGAAAGATATACAAAGACGGAAATTCAATACTAAGTCCTGATAGCAGGGCATTGCGTTATGGCGATGGCTTGTTTGAGACAATTAAAGTAAAAAACGGCGAGATCATTTTTGCTGATGAGCATTTTGCTCGCTTATGGAAAGGGCTTTCCATTCTGCAATTTTCCATTCCACCCAACTTTACACCACATTTTTTACAGGAAGAGATAATCGCATTGATTAAAGAAAGCAATTTGTTGAATGCAAGAGTTCGGTTATCTGTTTTTAGAGGAGAAGGAGATCTGTTTACGATAAAAGATAATTTCCCGAATTATATAATTCAAGCCTGGTCTTTGGCAGAACAGGCAGGTAAATGGAACCAGGAAGGATTGATAATGGGCATTTGCAATGAAGTAAAAAAAAGTTGTGATGTGTTAAGCAACTTAAAGCATAGTAACTATTTGCCGAATGTATTTGCAGCGTTACAGGTAAAGCAGCAAAACTGGAATGATGCGGTATTATTAAACAGTTTTAACAGGGTTTGTGAAACTACCATCGCTAATATTTTTATAATTAAGGATCAAGTAATTTGTACACCGGCTTTAAGCGAAGGCTGCGTGGCAGGTGTAATGCGAAAAGTATTACTCAATAAACTTCTTTCTGCAAACTATAATGTAAAAGAAGCAGCCATCAATAAAGACGAATTACTGAATGCGGATGAAGTATTTGTAACAAATTCCATCAATGCCATTCGTTGGGTGCAAGCTATAGAAAATAGAAAGTTTGATAATAAGATGACACAGGAAATTTATTCTTCTCTTATTCTCTGA
- the mqnB gene encoding futalosine hydrolase, which translates to MILLVAATEFEIPSFMNKEDAHLDVLIGGIGIASTIYHLQKRLHQFDYDLIIQAGIAGAFDNSLSLGETVLIKQDAFGDMGMEEKNNFTPVFRSGFMNANEFPFNEGWLTNENKILNQSQLKTVGAVTVNKVTDSIIQKEQLLKNFSPVVESMEGAAFHYVCLQENIPFIQLRSISNYVGERDKSKWKMKDAVINLNNELHKLINN; encoded by the coding sequence ATGATATTATTAGTAGCTGCTACTGAATTCGAAATTCCTTCATTTATGAATAAAGAGGATGCCCATTTAGATGTATTGATCGGTGGTATTGGCATTGCTTCAACGATCTATCATTTACAAAAGAGATTGCATCAATTTGATTATGACCTGATCATACAGGCTGGTATTGCAGGTGCCTTTGATAACAGCTTATCTTTAGGTGAAACCGTATTAATAAAACAAGATGCTTTTGGTGATATGGGCATGGAAGAAAAGAATAATTTTACGCCCGTTTTTCGCTCAGGATTTATGAATGCAAATGAATTCCCGTTCAATGAAGGATGGTTAACGAATGAAAATAAAATTTTAAACCAGTCTCAACTAAAAACAGTAGGTGCTGTTACTGTAAATAAAGTAACCGATAGTATTATTCAAAAGGAACAATTATTAAAAAACTTTTCGCCGGTAGTTGAAAGTATGGAAGGTGCAGCTTTTCATTATGTGTGTTTGCAGGAAAACATTCCCTTTATACAATTGCGAAGCATTAGTAATTATGTGGGGGAAAGAGACAAAAGCAAGTGGAAGATGAAAGATGCTGTCATCAACCTCAACAATGAATTGCATAAACTGATAAACAATTAA
- a CDS encoding 1,4-dihydroxy-6-naphthoate synthase gives MKHKLTLGFSPCPNDTFIFDALVNKKIDTEDLEFDVVLEDVQTLNNWAIEGKLDITKLSYGVLPLVLNEYIVLNSGSALGKGVGPLLIANSKFQITDSKIEDQLIAIPGENTTAHLLFSLAYPNAKNKLFLRYDEIEDFVLKNKGLGVIIHENRFTYEQKGLAKIIDLGDYWEKQTNNSIPLGGIVIKRSFDTKLQKKADTLIRKSIEFAYSNYPELNDYIRKHSQEMSEDVMRKHIDLYVNNFSIDLGAEGRSAIEKLIEVFKQTNNRTIASSDIFRE, from the coding sequence TTGAAACACAAACTTACTTTAGGCTTTTCTCCCTGCCCAAACGATACATTTATATTTGATGCACTTGTAAATAAAAAAATCGATACAGAAGATCTGGAATTTGATGTTGTTCTGGAGGATGTTCAAACATTGAACAACTGGGCAATAGAAGGCAAATTAGATATCACCAAGCTTAGCTATGGTGTATTGCCGTTGGTATTGAACGAGTATATTGTATTAAATAGTGGCAGCGCTTTGGGAAAAGGTGTTGGACCATTGCTGATAGCAAATTCCAAATTTCAAATTACTGATTCTAAAATAGAAGATCAACTAATTGCTATCCCGGGAGAGAATACAACGGCGCATTTGCTTTTTTCCCTAGCTTATCCCAATGCAAAAAACAAGCTCTTTTTACGTTATGATGAAATTGAGGACTTTGTTTTAAAGAATAAAGGCTTGGGAGTTATCATCCATGAAAATCGATTTACTTACGAGCAAAAAGGATTGGCAAAAATAATTGACCTGGGAGATTATTGGGAAAAGCAAACCAACAACTCTATTCCTTTAGGCGGTATTGTTATTAAAAGAAGTTTTGACACTAAACTGCAGAAAAAAGCTGATACATTGATCAGAAAAAGCATTGAGTTTGCATACAGCAATTATCCTGAATTAAATGATTACATACGCAAACACTCCCAGGAAATGAGTGAAGATGTAATGCGTAAACATATCGATTTGTACGTAAATAATTTTTCTATTGATTTGGGTGCAGAAGGAAGATCAGCCATAGAGAAGTTGATTGAAGTTTTTAAGCAGACCAATAATAGAACAATTGCGTCTTCCGATATTTTCAGAGAATAA
- a CDS encoding response regulator transcription factor, producing the protein MATTPNDYLIKIAIADDHKIFRDGIKMALSSKQNLKMLWEAEDGKDMMHKISIKKPEVLLMDIRMPEIDGINGIELIRKEYEDIKIIVLTMYDDQQMISKMMEMGANAYLTKTTDPEEIYEAILTCMNDDFYFNELVNKAVMGKLMQKKNVRQHYGTSTPVHFNEKELKILQLLAEDKTTEEISKIIFLSPRTIETIRQNMKAKVNAKTIGGLIMYGMRNKLIE; encoded by the coding sequence ATGGCTACTACCCCTAACGATTATCTTATTAAGATTGCTATTGCTGATGACCATAAGATATTCAGAGATGGAATTAAAATGGCGCTTTCAAGCAAACAAAACCTTAAAATGCTTTGGGAAGCGGAAGATGGAAAAGATATGATGCATAAAATATCTATTAAAAAGCCGGAAGTGCTGTTAATGGATATTAGAATGCCGGAAATTGACGGTATCAACGGAATTGAACTTATTAGAAAGGAATATGAAGATATTAAGATCATAGTGCTGACTATGTACGACGATCAGCAAATGATCAGCAAGATGATGGAAATGGGAGCAAACGCCTATTTGACCAAAACTACCGATCCTGAGGAAATATACGAAGCCATACTTACATGTATGAACGATGATTTTTACTTTAATGAGTTGGTGAATAAGGCGGTAATGGGGAAGTTGATGCAGAAAAAGAATGTCCGTCAGCATTATGGAACTTCCACACCGGTACATTTTAATGAGAAAGAGTTGAAAATATTGCAATTATTGGCAGAGGATAAGACCACTGAAGAAATATCAAAGATAATTTTCTTAAGTCCGCGTACGATAGAAACCATTCGTCAGAACATGAAAGCCAAGGTAAATGCTAAAACGATAGGCGGTTTAATTATGTACGGAATGAGAAACAAACTGATAGAATAA
- a CDS encoding response regulator transcription factor: protein MQNSEHIEPIKVIIADDHVLYRAGVKTALSAKKDIKVIAEADNGVHLLNMLKMIQPDVILLDIQMPIMDGIGALPEIKKNWPHIKVIMLTFMDDHSMITKLMELGANSYLAKTSDSEIIYEAIKTCFEQEYYFNSLTNKALLTNLKQRNTASPQKMTQQETHLNDKEMTILKLMCEEKSTKEIADIVDLSPRTVEAIRDKLKVKTGAKTTAGLIMYAVKHKILEQ from the coding sequence ATGCAAAATTCAGAACATATAGAACCGATAAAGGTGATAATAGCAGATGATCATGTGTTGTATCGTGCGGGAGTAAAGACTGCATTAAGCGCCAAAAAGGATATTAAGGTAATTGCAGAAGCCGATAATGGCGTGCATTTACTTAATATGCTTAAAATGATCCAGCCGGATGTGATCTTGCTGGATATTCAAATGCCTATCATGGATGGTATTGGTGCACTTCCTGAAATTAAAAAGAACTGGCCTCATATTAAAGTTATCATGCTTACGTTTATGGACGATCATAGCATGATCACAAAATTAATGGAGCTGGGAGCTAATAGTTACCTGGCTAAAACCAGCGATAGTGAAATTATTTACGAAGCTATCAAAACCTGTTTTGAACAGGAGTATTATTTCAATTCGCTTACGAATAAAGCATTGCTTACCAATTTAAAGCAACGCAATACGGCTTCTCCACAAAAAATGACGCAGCAGGAAACGCATTTGAACGATAAAGAAATGACCATTCTTAAGTTGATGTGCGAAGAAAAAAGTACGAAAGAAATTGCTGATATCGTTGATCTAAGCCCTCGTACTGTAGAAGCTATTCGTGATAAATTAAAGGTTAAAACCGGCGCTAAAACTACTGCAGGTTTGATCATGTATGCAGTAAAACATAAAATATTGGAACAGTAA
- the folE gene encoding GTP cyclohydrolase I FolE: MTSGLIQSYRESISLLGEDVEREGLLKTPERMAKAMQFMTQGYHMDAHAILNSAKFTEEVKDMVIVKDIELYSMCEHHMLPFYGKAHIAYIPNGYITGLSKLARVVDVYSRRLQVQERLTHQILTCIKGALNPLGVAVVIEASHLCMMMRGVQKQNSVTTTSAFDGEFMKNPTRSEFLKLITANLH; the protein is encoded by the coding sequence GTGACCTCTGGGCTTATACAAAGCTATCGGGAATCTATATCCTTGTTAGGAGAAGATGTTGAACGTGAAGGACTGTTAAAGACTCCTGAGCGTATGGCCAAGGCAATGCAGTTTATGACACAGGGTTATCATATGGATGCACATGCCATATTGAATTCTGCAAAATTTACTGAAGAGGTAAAAGATATGGTGATTGTAAAAGATATTGAATTATATAGCATGTGTGAGCATCATATGCTGCCATTTTATGGTAAAGCGCATATTGCGTATATCCCTAATGGTTATATAACCGGCTTAAGTAAGCTTGCTCGTGTAGTAGATGTGTATAGCAGAAGACTACAGGTTCAGGAAAGGTTAACCCATCAGATATTAACTTGTATTAAAGGCGCCCTAAATCCATTGGGAGTAGCGGTTGTTATAGAAGCGTCGCATTTATGTATGATGATGAGAGGTGTTCAAAAACAAAACTCTGTAACTACAACATCTGCATTTGATGGCGAGTTTATGAAAAATCCTACTCGTAGTGAATTCTTGAAATTGATTACAGCTAATCTTCATTAA
- a CDS encoding endo-1,3-alpha-glucanase family glycosylhydrolase: MQLKRLAFPTALVLLLLSNVYTFAQDTLANLPELSMPLTSKKLVIAHCMTHIIRFEGHEFEDGCNPKYYPITSPIGGYTQVNVMADSMLQHASIAEAVEYEMRAAKRCGIDGFQFYYPLGNEALVDTVIKTYFRVADEKNIDFKFTFCFSHPNTPGLDENAKLIQFAIRVNDIMSAVGHDNKHWLRTPDGRLIVYLWYGEQIADIPTDNLGKPAAYYQARAYRKLAGACNERFACMYSINTQVDKAFLDDVLDYFPGVWLWTESYERKGQDVMVANYCKKRKRAYTGTVFPDFYTSKVLKPNDPEWHILNNADAESAGLGGMQRKYMATGLSQTFRNLMDFAIKNDAPIVNVVTWNDYPEGHHLAPESNHNFGFSVLLNYYKSVLQGAANPYEGKDVAIAFFKKYKNGVSPKPYKVSLETIGRTLPELSPSTISSIEDSIEVVTILPQPAQLVVNGEKVNVPAGLCSTRFKSQPGNVSVAIERNGVVSKSFITPEGITDKPQRTDRLTYSYSTEEKDFYGDIFGNMPLKDISQYSTKH; this comes from the coding sequence ATGCAATTGAAACGACTTGCCTTCCCCACGGCTTTAGTTTTGCTATTGTTGAGCAACGTTTACACGTTTGCCCAGGACACATTAGCAAATCTCCCTGAATTAAGCATGCCGCTCACCTCTAAAAAATTGGTAATAGCGCACTGCATGACACACATCATTCGCTTTGAAGGACATGAATTTGAAGACGGATGCAATCCCAAATATTATCCAATTACGTCGCCGATCGGAGGTTATACGCAGGTAAACGTAATGGCAGACAGTATGCTGCAACACGCAAGCATTGCGGAAGCTGTTGAATATGAAATGCGTGCAGCCAAACGCTGCGGTATTGACGGTTTTCAATTTTACTACCCTTTGGGTAATGAAGCACTGGTAGATACAGTGATCAAAACTTATTTTAGAGTTGCCGACGAAAAAAATATCGACTTTAAGTTTACCTTCTGTTTTTCGCATCCTAATACACCGGGCCTGGACGAAAATGCCAAGCTGATACAATTTGCTATCAGGGTTAATGATATCATGAGTGCTGTTGGCCATGATAATAAACATTGGTTAAGAACTCCGGACGGCAGATTGATCGTTTATTTATGGTATGGCGAACAAATAGCAGATATTCCTACTGATAATTTGGGAAAGCCTGCAGCTTATTACCAGGCACGTGCTTACCGGAAATTAGCCGGCGCTTGTAATGAAAGATTTGCCTGCATGTATTCCATAAATACACAGGTTGACAAAGCCTTTTTGGATGATGTATTAGATTATTTCCCGGGGGTTTGGCTATGGACGGAATCTTATGAACGCAAAGGACAGGATGTGATGGTAGCTAACTATTGCAAAAAAAGAAAGCGTGCCTATACGGGTACTGTTTTCCCTGATTTTTATACTTCAAAAGTTTTAAAACCTAATGATCCTGAATGGCATATTTTAAATAATGCAGATGCTGAATCAGCCGGCTTAGGGGGAATGCAACGTAAATACATGGCAACCGGTTTATCGCAAACATTCAGAAACCTGATGGACTTTGCTATTAAAAATGATGCCCCTATTGTAAATGTGGTTACCTGGAACGATTATCCGGAAGGGCACCATTTAGCACCGGAAAGCAATCATAATTTTGGCTTCTCTGTTTTGTTGAATTATTATAAAAGCGTTCTGCAAGGTGCTGCCAATCCTTACGAAGGAAAGGACGTAGCCATTGCCTTTTTTAAAAAATATAAGAATGGCGTTTCGCCAAAGCCTTATAAAGTTTCGTTGGAAACAATTGGTCGTACGCTACCGGAATTATCGCCATCTACCATCAGCAGCATTGAAGATTCGATAGAAGTAGTTACTATTTTACCGCAGCCTGCACAATTAGTGGTAAACGGAGAAAAAGTGAATGTGCCTGCAGGATTATGCTCTACACGCTTTAAATCTCAACCGGGCAATGTAAGTGTTGCAATTGAAAGAAATGGTGTAGTTTCAAAAAGCTTCATTACTCCTGAAGGAATTACTGATAAGCCTCAGAGAACAGATAGGCTTACTTATTCATACAGTACAGAGGAAAAGGATTTTTATGGAGACATCTTTGGCAATATGCCTTTAAAAGATATTTCTCAATACAGCACTAAACATTAA
- the pgi gene encoding glucose-6-phosphate isomerase: MFPKTNPTTTAAWQQLQQHYATVKDVHMKDLFEEDADRFDKFSLYEKNILFDFSKNRITDTTIELLLQLAKDCQVKEAIEAMFNGEKINETENRAVLHTALRNFSGKPVITDGKDVMPDVHAVLQQMKNFTAKIHSGEWKGYSGKPIKYIVNIGIGGSDLGPVMVTEALKPYWKEGIQPYFVSNVDGTHIAETLKKITPEETLFLIASKTFTTQETMTNAHTAREWFLLHAKEEAHIAKHFAALSTNEKEVVKFGIAAENMFVFWDWVGGRYSLWSAIGLSIALTIGYDNFESLLKGAHEIDTHFATASFEKNIPIIMALIGIWYTNFFNTSTEAILPYDQYLHRFAAYFQQGNMESNGKYIDRNTNKVSYSTGPVIWGEPGTNGQHAFYQLIHQGTQIIPCDFIAPAVSHNPIGDHHQKLLSNFFAQTEALMNGTDHENPYRVFQGNRPTNSFLVTEITPFILGELIALYEHKIFVQGVIWNIFSFDQWGVELGKVLANKILPELKDDSPITSHDSSTNGLITAYKKMRLS, from the coding sequence ATGTTCCCCAAAACAAACCCTACTACAACAGCAGCCTGGCAGCAGTTACAACAGCATTATGCAACAGTTAAAGATGTGCATATGAAAGACCTGTTTGAAGAAGATGCCGATCGTTTCGATAAATTTTCTTTGTACGAAAAAAATATTCTTTTTGATTTCTCCAAGAACCGGATAACTGATACCACGATTGAATTGCTATTGCAATTGGCAAAAGATTGCCAGGTAAAAGAAGCTATCGAAGCGATGTTTAACGGAGAAAAAATAAACGAAACTGAAAATCGTGCGGTGCTGCATACAGCTTTACGTAATTTTTCAGGAAAACCGGTAATTACAGATGGTAAAGATGTAATGCCGGATGTACATGCTGTATTACAGCAAATGAAAAATTTCACTGCAAAGATCCACAGCGGCGAATGGAAAGGTTATTCCGGCAAACCCATTAAATATATTGTCAACATTGGCATAGGCGGCAGCGATTTAGGTCCTGTTATGGTTACGGAAGCATTAAAACCTTATTGGAAAGAAGGCATTCAGCCATACTTTGTAAGCAATGTTGATGGTACCCATATTGCTGAAACATTAAAAAAGATCACTCCCGAAGAAACATTGTTTTTAATTGCCAGTAAAACATTTACTACGCAGGAAACAATGACAAATGCGCATACCGCCAGGGAATGGTTTTTACTACACGCCAAAGAAGAAGCGCATATTGCTAAACACTTTGCAGCTTTAAGCACTAATGAAAAAGAAGTGGTGAAGTTTGGTATTGCAGCTGAAAATATGTTTGTTTTTTGGGATTGGGTTGGCGGCAGGTATAGCTTGTGGAGCGCTATTGGGCTATCAATTGCCTTAACCATTGGATACGATAATTTTGAGAGCTTGTTAAAGGGCGCTCACGAAATTGATACACATTTTGCTACCGCATCGTTTGAAAAGAATATACCGATAATAATGGCATTAATTGGTATTTGGTACACTAACTTTTTTAATACTTCTACAGAAGCAATACTTCCATACGATCAATACTTACATCGCTTTGCTGCCTACTTTCAACAAGGTAATATGGAAAGTAACGGAAAGTATATTGATAGAAATACCAACAAGGTTTCCTACTCTACCGGTCCTGTTATATGGGGCGAGCCGGGCACAAATGGTCAGCATGCATTTTACCAATTGATACACCAGGGCACACAAATAATTCCTTGTGATTTTATTGCTCCTGCTGTTAGTCATAACCCGATCGGAGATCATCATCAAAAACTGTTGAGTAATTTCTTTGCACAAACGGAAGCATTGATGAATGGTACAGATCATGAAAATCCTTACCGTGTTTTTCAAGGTAATCGTCCAACCAATTCATTTTTAGTTACCGAAATCACTCCTTTTATTTTAGGTGAGCTGATCGCTTTATATGAACACAAGATCTTTGTACAAGGTGTTATCTGGAATATTTTCAGCTTTGATCAATGGGGAGTTGAATTAGGAAAGGTATTGGCGAATAAAATCTTACCTGAATTAAAAGATGATTCACCGATTACATCGCATGACTCTTCTACAAATGGGTTAATCACTGCGTATAAGAAAATGAGATTGAGTTAA
- a CDS encoding 6-pyruvoyl trahydropterin synthase family protein: protein MVYLTRVEHFNAAHKLWNTEWSAEKNKEVFGKCANENWHGHNYEIHVTIKGEPQPETGFIFNAKRLSVIIKEYVCDKIDHKNLNMDVDFMAGKFTTAESLTVAIWGQLEPVLREEGVALHSIKLYETPRIYIEYFGN, encoded by the coding sequence ATGGTTTATTTAACTAGGGTAGAACACTTTAATGCAGCACATAAGCTTTGGAATACAGAATGGTCTGCAGAAAAGAATAAAGAAGTGTTTGGTAAATGTGCTAATGAGAATTGGCATGGGCACAATTATGAAATTCATGTAACGATCAAAGGCGAACCTCAACCAGAAACAGGCTTTATTTTTAATGCGAAGCGTCTTAGTGTAATTATTAAAGAATATGTGTGTGATAAAATAGATCACAAGAACCTGAATATGGACGTTGATTTTATGGCAGGAAAATTCACAACGGCTGAAAGTCTTACAGTTGCTATTTGGGGTCAATTAGAACCTGTACTGAGAGAGGAAGGCGTTGCTTTACATAGTATTAAGCTGTATGAAACGCCCCGTATTTATATTGAATATTTTGGCAACTAA
- a CDS encoding T9SS type A sorting domain-containing protein, which translates to MRKCTLAFLLFTFQTSCLLVAANAANSTPIPTATLHIDLNLLYPDGTAYPADGTVAQFRSDFSAGVDYLDATKLTNLNENLGLLRNGKLLSIERRPTIQSNDTLFLNLTKTTQRSYQFTFTPTNFSPGTLQGYLKDAYTGKTVLFSLDTATSFNFTIDNTIASQDASRFTVIIIPLPSGAPVPVTYSSIEILQQNNNAVLQWQVENQLNIVNYSIERSGDGNNFSTVAIIPANNNNVQYKWTDGNTSSSQSFYRVRSTDVQGKIQYSKIVVINDIVRSAVDVYPNPVHDGIFFLELSNMPKGNYYLYLTNSNGQLIASKIIEHNAGSSSQAISINKNIAKGMYQLKVVGSNKSIKTFQLQFE; encoded by the coding sequence ATGAGAAAATGTACGCTTGCTTTTTTATTGTTCACCTTTCAAACTTCCTGTCTTTTAGTTGCAGCAAATGCTGCAAACAGCACACCAATACCCACAGCAACTCTTCATATCGATTTAAATTTATTGTATCCTGATGGTACTGCATATCCTGCTGATGGAACTGTTGCTCAATTCAGGAGTGATTTTAGTGCTGGGGTAGATTATTTAGATGCAACCAAACTGACCAATCTCAATGAAAATTTGGGCTTATTAAGAAATGGTAAATTACTTTCCATTGAAAGAAGACCTACCATTCAATCCAACGATACCTTGTTTTTAAATCTTACCAAAACCACTCAACGCTCTTATCAATTTACATTTACACCTACAAACTTTAGTCCGGGCACTTTACAGGGATATTTAAAAGATGCTTATACAGGTAAAACAGTTTTATTTAGTCTTGATACAGCCACGAGTTTTAATTTTACTATTGATAATACTATAGCTTCGCAAGATGCCAGTCGCTTTACAGTAATAATTATTCCCTTACCAAGCGGTGCTCCTGTGCCGGTTACGTATAGCAGTATTGAAATTTTGCAACAAAACAACAATGCAGTGCTGCAATGGCAGGTAGAGAATCAATTGAATATTGTAAACTATTCAATTGAAAGATCAGGCGATGGAAATAATTTTAGTACTGTTGCTATTATTCCAGCTAACAATAATAATGTACAATACAAATGGACAGATGGCAACACTTCTTCTTCGCAAAGCTTTTATCGGGTACGTAGCACTGATGTACAAGGTAAAATCCAATACAGCAAAATTGTAGTTATTAATGATATTGTAAGGTCAGCTGTTGATGTATATCCCAATCCGGTTCATGATGGTATTTTTTTCTTGGAATTAAGCAATATGCCTAAAGGAAATTATTATTTGTATTTAACGAATAGCAACGGGCAATTAATTGCCAGTAAAATAATTGAGCATAATGCTGGAAGTTCATCACAAGCCATATCGATCAATAAAAATATAGCAAAAGGAATGTATCAGCTAAAGGTCGTTGGTAGCAATAAAAGTATTAAAACATTTCAATTGCAATTCGAATAG